AAAGCAGGACCTTAAAAATTACGTCAGGTATTTAGAAAAGGCGGTAGCCTACAACCCTAACTTTGTTCAGGCTCAGCTCGAACTTGCACAGGCTTACGAGAATTTAGGAAAGTACGAGGAGGCAGAAAAGATTTACAAAAGTCTTCTTTTGAACGGCTTTAATAAGCCATTTCTCAAGTACAAACTCGCGGAAGTTTACTATAAGAAAGGAGATTACGAAAGGGCGAGGGAAATTATAAAGGAGCTCCTCTACAAGGAAAACCTCACCAACGAGCAGAGGGAAAAGGTAAAGGAACTCCTCACAAAAGTCCTCCTCGCTCAGCAGAGAAAACTCATAATCCCAAGAGTGCATAAACCTATTAAAAAAGAAGAAAAGAAAAAGGAAAAGTACTACGCGGTGCAACTGGGAGCCTTTTCAACGAAGGAAAGGGCGGATAAACTCGTTCAAGAGCTAAAAAGTAAAGGTTTGAGGGATTTAAGAATCCTTCCCACTGACGGCGTTTACAAGGTAATTTACGGAAGGTTTGAAACACCAGAAGAAGCCAGAAGAGCAAAGGAAGAGGTGAAAAAACTCGGAATTTACGGATTCGTCGTTGAAATCAAGTGAGCGAACTTCCTCTTATAGGATTTCAAAGTGTTTAAAAGAAGTGCGGTTACCGTCATAGGTCCTACTCCCCCCGGAACCGGCGTTATGGCACTCGCCTTCTCCTTTACTCTTTCAAAATCAACGTCACCGACTATCTTCCCGTTTAACCTTGAAATTCCGACATCTACGACCACCGCGCCTTCCTTTATCATGTCTTCCTTTATGAGGTGAGGAACTCCCGTTGCGGAGATGAGTATATCAGCCTCTTTGGTGAACTTTTTAACGTCTTTCGTATGAATGTGGCACACGCTTACCGTTGCGTTCCTCCAGAGCATCAAAAGGCTTAAGGGCCTTCCCACTATAAAGCCTGCTCCCACTATGGTAACGTCTTTTCCTTTTACGTCTATACCGTAGTGCTTTAGCAGGATGTCTATACCGAGGGGTGTGCAGGGTATAAAGCCGTCCTCTATCTGTGCTACGAGTTTTCCCATATTTTCGGGGTGAAAGCCGTCCACGTCCTTTTCGGGGGATATAGAAAGGATTACCCTCGTCTGGTCTATGTGCTTTGGAAGGGGAAGTTGAACGAGTATTCCGTCCACCTCTTCGTTCATGTTGAGTTCGTATATAAGTCCGAGGAGTTTTTCTTCTGAAACGTCCTGCGGAAGATGATAAAAAAGAGACTTTATTCCAACCTTTTCGCAGGCTTTCCTTTTGTTGTTCACGTATATCTCGCTTGCAGGGTCGTTTCCTACAAGTATAACGGCGAGTGCGGGCGGTCTGAAACCCTTTGAAGTAAAATTTTCCACCTCCTTCTTTATTTC
The genomic region above belongs to Aquifex aeolicus VF5 and contains:
- a CDS encoding SPOR domain-containing protein, encoding MKKVLLLLSLILLLSCFPKVEQRHWKVYYDLGTAAFAARNYSEAIANFHKALRANPDEPRIWNALGLAYMEAKEYKKAEESFKKALSINPNYSEARKNLGILYYKLGRYEEALKYLQEAANDEYYEKKHEAFYYLAKVYEAKQDLKNYVRYLEKAVAYNPNFVQAQLELAQAYENLGKYEEAEKIYKSLLLNGFNKPFLKYKLAEVYYKKGDYERAREIIKELLYKENLTNEQREKVKELLTKVLLAQQRKLIIPRVHKPIKKEEKKKEKYYAVQLGAFSTKERADKLVQELKSKGLRDLRILPTDGVYKVIYGRFETPEEARRAKEEVKKLGIYGFVVEIK
- the folD gene encoding bifunctional methylenetetrahydrofolate dehydrogenase/methenyltetrahydrofolate cyclohydrolase FolD: MALILDGKSLSKKIREEIKKEVENFTSKGFRPPALAVILVGNDPASEIYVNNKRKACEKVGIKSLFYHLPQDVSEEKLLGLIYELNMNEEVDGILVQLPLPKHIDQTRVILSISPEKDVDGFHPENMGKLVAQIEDGFIPCTPLGIDILLKHYGIDVKGKDVTIVGAGFIVGRPLSLLMLWRNATVSVCHIHTKDVKKFTKEADILISATGVPHLIKEDMIKEGAVVVDVGISRLNGKIVGDVDFERVKEKASAITPVPGGVGPMTVTALLLNTLKSYKRKFAHLISTTNP